In the genome of Bacteroidota bacterium, one region contains:
- a CDS encoding 3-phosphoshikimate 1-carboxyvinyltransferase, whose amino-acid sequence MNQIVLSKAKKSLIGCIELPASKSESNRALMIKALCQEGILIRNLSDAEDTQILNKCLRYIETCGFSGIPMVVDAKNAGTVYRFLTAYLAIRSGKWFLTGSERMQERPIEKLVLALNQIDADISYTHNKGYPPLLINGKKLTGGQLNLDSGISSQYITALLLIAPLLNNGLEIRLVGNLISRPYVQMTIKIMEHFGVRVDYSDRLIKIEHQTYVKNVFTVGPDWSAASYWYEMAALCDKVDILIPDLKKESMQGDRVLPEIFDLLGVSSEFTLEGLKLKKQNRKVSYFEYDFIDCPDLAQAVIVTCVGLGIEGSLKGLQSLRIKETDRIASLNNEISVFGFSIVEENPTLWSLVKRSENVSFQVNHVFNTYDDHRMAMSLAPLCLLTNKMIMEDPDVVKKSYPGFWNDLESVGFKIDRF is encoded by the coding sequence ATGAATCAGATTGTTTTAAGCAAAGCCAAAAAATCACTGATTGGGTGTATTGAATTACCTGCCTCAAAAAGTGAAAGTAACCGTGCTTTAATGATTAAAGCATTGTGTCAGGAAGGGATTTTGATCCGGAATTTATCGGATGCCGAGGATACACAAATATTAAATAAATGTTTGAGGTATATTGAAACTTGCGGGTTTTCAGGCATCCCTATGGTTGTTGATGCCAAAAATGCCGGCACGGTCTATCGTTTTCTAACTGCTTACCTCGCGATACGCTCAGGAAAATGGTTTCTTACCGGAAGCGAAAGAATGCAGGAACGACCGATTGAAAAATTGGTTCTGGCTTTAAATCAAATTGATGCTGATATTTCTTATACTCACAACAAAGGTTATCCACCTTTATTAATTAACGGAAAAAAATTAACGGGCGGTCAATTAAATCTTGATTCAGGTATTAGTAGCCAATATATCACTGCTTTGTTATTGATAGCCCCCTTATTGAATAATGGATTAGAAATAAGATTAGTAGGGAATTTGATATCACGGCCTTATGTTCAAATGACCATTAAAATTATGGAGCATTTCGGAGTTAGGGTTGATTATTCCGATCGACTTATAAAAATTGAGCATCAAACCTATGTTAAAAATGTATTTACTGTTGGCCCCGATTGGTCCGCAGCATCATATTGGTACGAAATGGCGGCTTTATGTGATAAGGTTGACATACTTATACCTGATTTAAAAAAAGAAAGTATGCAAGGTGATCGTGTATTACCGGAAATTTTTGATCTGCTGGGTGTAAGTTCGGAATTTACGTTAGAAGGTTTGAAACTGAAAAAACAAAATAGAAAAGTTAGTTACTTCGAATACGACTTTATTGATTGCCCTGATTTGGCGCAGGCCGTTATAGTAACTTGCGTGGGATTGGGTATCGAAGGTTCTTTAAAGGGTTTACAAAGCCTGAGAATTAAAGAAACGGATCGAATTGCGAGTCTTAACAATGAAATAAGTGTTTTTGGTTTCTCAATCGTTGAGGAAAATCCGACATTATGGAGCCTCGTTAAACGTTCGGAAAATGTTAGTTTTCAGGTAAACCATGTTTTTAACACCTATGATGATCACCGCATGGCGATGTCGTTGGCGCCGCTTTGCCTACTCACTAATAAAATGATTATGGAAGATCCTGATGTGGTTAAAAAATCCTATCCCGGATTCTGGAACGATTTAGAATCAGTGGGCTTTAAAATTGATCGTTTCTAG
- a CDS encoding (Fe-S)-binding protein, translated as MIVDIFIPCIVDQFYPQTGFNMIKILEKLDIAVHYNQEQTCCGQTAFNAGFWDEAKEIGDKFILDFPNNRPIVSPTASCVSMVRNNYGELFYNSALHNEYRQIQKNVYEFTEFLVKVLNVTDVGAEFNAKVTYHESCSSLRGLGANNEARQLLQNVKGLELIEMKDREVCCGAGGMLALKNEAISSAMAEQKVLNAIDAGAEYIVSTDLSCLMNQESYAKKNNLPIKMIHIIDVLASGW; from the coding sequence ATGATAGTTGATATTTTTATTCCATGTATTGTTGATCAATTTTATCCTCAAACAGGTTTTAACATGATCAAGATTCTTGAAAAATTAGATATTGCAGTGCATTATAATCAAGAGCAAACCTGTTGTGGGCAGACCGCATTTAATGCCGGATTTTGGGACGAAGCCAAAGAAATCGGGGATAAATTTATTCTTGATTTTCCAAATAACAGGCCTATTGTAAGCCCAACTGCTTCTTGTGTTAGCATGGTACGCAACAATTATGGCGAACTGTTTTATAACAGTGCTTTGCATAATGAATATCGACAGATTCAAAAAAATGTGTATGAGTTTACCGAATTTTTGGTAAAAGTTTTAAACGTAACCGATGTGGGCGCAGAGTTTAATGCAAAAGTTACCTATCACGAATCCTGTTCATCCTTAAGAGGGCTTGGTGCAAATAATGAAGCCCGTCAGTTATTGCAAAATGTAAAAGGGTTGGAGCTGATCGAAATGAAAGATCGTGAAGTTTGTTGTGGTGCAGGGGGCATGTTAGCATTAAAAAATGAAGCCATCTCTTCTGCCATGGCGGAGCAAAAAGTGTTAAATGCCATTGATGCCGGAGCTGAGTATATTGTTTCTACCGATTTGTCATGTTTGATGAATCAGGAGAGTTATGCCAAAAAGAATAATTTGCCCATTAAAATGATTCACATCATTGATGTTTTGGCTTCCGGCTGGTAA